From a single Peromyscus maniculatus bairdii isolate BWxNUB_F1_BW_parent chromosome 4, HU_Pman_BW_mat_3.1, whole genome shotgun sequence genomic region:
- the Alkbh3 gene encoding alpha-ketoglutarate-dependent dioxygenase alkB homolog 3 isoform X4 produces MEDKRRRARVQGAWAAPAKSQATAQPGKNLQGLAAAARSRLSQTPGQAWKNKEQQLPERAFVFQEPQLVVRTAPEPRVIDREGVYEISLSPTGVSRVRLYPGFVDLKEADWILERLCRDVPWKQRMGIREDITYPQPRLTAWYGELPYTYSRITMEPNPHWHPVLCTLKSRVEENTGHTFNSLLCNLYRDEKDSVDWHSDDEPSLGSCPVIASLSFGATRTFEMRKKPPPAV; encoded by the exons ATGGAGGACAAAAGACGGCGAGCCCGAGTGCAGGGAGCCTGGGCTGCTCCTGCCAAGAGCCAGGCTACTGCCCAGCCAGGCAAGAACCTGCAGGGACTGG CTGCTGCTGCTAGGAGCCGCCTTTCCCAAACGCCGGGGCAGGCCTGGAAGAACAAGGAGCAGCAGCTGCCTGAGAGAGCGTTTGTGTTCCAAGAACCTCAGCTG GTTGTACGTACAGCCCCAGAACCCAGAGTGATTGA CAGGGAAGGTGTGTATGAAATCAGCCTGTCCCCCACAGGTGTGTCTAG GGTGCGTTTATATCCTGGCTTTGTGGACCTGAAGGAAGCTGACTGGATATTGGAGCGCCTTTGTCGGGATGTCCCCTGGAAACAGCGGATGGGCATCAGAGAGG atATAACTTATCCGCAACCAAGACTTACAGCATGGTATGGAGAGCTTCCTTACACTTACTCAAGAATCACTATGGAACCAAATCCTCAC TGGCATCCCGTGCTCTGCACTCTGAAGAGCCGTGTTGAGGAGAACACTGGCCACACCTTCAACTCCTTGCTCTGCAATCTGTACCGGGACGAGAAGGACAGCGTGGACTGGCACAGTGACGATGAGCCCTCGCTGGGGAGCTGCCCCGTCATTGCCTCACTTAGTTTTGGTGCCACTCGGACTTTTGAGATGAGGAAGAAACCTCCGCCT GCCGTTTGA
- the LOC143272932 gene encoding non-histone chromosomal protein HMG-14, producing the protein MPKRKVSADGAAKAEPKRRSARLSAKPAPAKVDAKPKKAAGKDKPSDKKVQTKGKRGAKGKQAEVADQQTTDVPAENGEAENQSPASEVEEKEAKSD; encoded by the coding sequence ATGCCCAAGAGGAAGGTTAGCGCGGACGGAGCGGCCAAGGCGGAGCCCAAGCGGCGCTCGGCGAGGCTGTCGGCCAAGCCCGCCCCTGCCAAGGTGGACGCGAAGCCGAAGAAGGCCGCGGGGAAGGATAAACCATCAGACAAAAAAGtgcaaacaaaagggaagaggggagcaaaGGGCAAACAGGCGGAGGTGGCTGACCAGCAAACCACAGATGTGCCTGCAGaaaatggagaggctgagaaccagagtccagcctctgaagtggaagagaaagaagccaagtcCGACTAA